The sequence TGACCGGGGTCGAGGCCGGGGCGGACGGCCTGACGGTCCGTTTCGAGGGGGAGGGGGTGCCGGATCAGGCCCGCTTCGACCGCCTCCTGGTGGCGGTGGGACGCCGCCCCAACAGCGACCGCCTCAATCTGGCCGCCGCCGGCATCGACACCGACGAGCGCGGCCTCATCCCGGTGGACGAGCAGATGCGCACCCAGGTGCCGCACATCTACGCCATCGGCGACCTCGTGCCGGGGCCGATGCTGGCCCACAAGGCCAGCCACGAGGGCAAGATCGCCGCCGAGGTCATCGCCGGCGAGAAAGTGGCCTTCCAGGCCCTGACCATCCCGGCGGTGGCCTACACCGACCCGGAGGTGGCCTGGATGGGCAGGAGCGAGGCCGAGCTGAAGGAAGCCGGCATCGAATACGACAAGGCGGTGTTTCCCTGGGCCGCCAGCGGCCGCGCCCTGGCGATGGGGCGGCGCGAGGGGCTCACCAAGCTGCTGTGCGACAGGAAGACCCGCCGGATTCTGGGTGCCGGCATCACCGGGCCCCACGCCGGCGAGCTGATTTCCGAGGCCGTGCTGGCGCTGGAGATGGGGGCCGATGCCGAGGATCTGGCCCTGACCATCCATCCCCATCCGACCCTGTCGGAGACGCTGATGTTCGCCGCCGAGATACTCGAGGGTACCATCACCGATCTGTATCTGGGCGGCAAGAAAAAATGAATCTGGCGGAATTGCCCACGGTCGCGCTGCGTTGCCAGCATTTCGGCGAGTCCGGTCCGCCGTTGATGATCCTCCACGGCCTGTTCGGCGCCGGCCGCAACTGGTATTCCCTGGCCCGCAAGCTGGCGGATGAATGCCAGCTCCACGTCCCCGATCTGCGGGGACACGGGGAATCGCCCCAGGTGGGGCCCATCGATTATCCCCACATGGCCGCAGACGTCCTCGCCCTGATGGATCGTGAAGGATTGGCCTCCGCCAGCCTGCTGGGGCACAGCATGGGCGGCAAGGTGGCCATGACCCTGGCGCTGCACCATCCGGAGCGGGTCGAAAAGCTGATCGTGGTGGACATCGCCCCGGTGCAGTACAGCCACAATTTCGACCACGTCATCGCCGCCCTGCGGGCCCTGCCCCTGGAGCGGATCCACAGCCGCCGCGAGGCGGAAGCGTGGCTCAATCAGCACCTGGACAATCCGCTGGTGTGCCAGTTTCTGCTCCAGAATCTGGTGGCCGACGATCACCGCTACCGCTGGCGCATCGACCTCGACCTCATCGCCGAGGCGCTGCCGGGCATTGTCGGCTTCCCCCTAGACGACCAGGTCAGGCCGTTCGAGGGGCCGACCCTGTTCATCGCCGGCGGTCGCTCGGAATACCTCAAGCCCCAGTACCACCAGGCCATCCGCACCCTGTTCCCCAACGCCCGCATCCAGACCATCGCCAACGCCGGCCACTGGGTCCACAGCGACGAGCCCGAGGTCTTCCTAGACGTGGTGCGCTGCTTCCTGCGGGAGGCATGAGCCGACGCCATTAAAGCCGCGTCCCTTCCCGCCGCTAACCTCGGTGGGAATGCGGAAAGCGGCGACATGCGTATTTGGATCTGGCTCGGTTTGTTGTGGAGCGGTTGGGTGGCGGCGGAGGTGTATCAACCCTCGCCGCTGACCGCCGGCTGGCATCTGGAAACAGGGAAGCTGTTTTGCCGCCTGAGTCAGACGGTCGAAGATCTGGGAACGGTGGCCTTCGAGCAGCGGGCCGGCAAGCCGCTGCGTTTCTGGTTGCAATTGGCACACGAACCCCGGGTGGTGGACGCCGGCCTTCAGATCCATCCCGCACCCTGGCAGCACCGTTACCTGCCCGGTCGGCGTTACGCCGTCGACCGCATCGAAACGGCGGGAACCTTGGGCCGGCGCCTGGTGGTGGAAGGGGCTGTCGCCGAGCAGATGCTGGCGGCGGTGCATGCAGGCCGCTTTCCCCGCTTCGATTACCGCCGCCCCTGGGGAAACGTGCTCAGCGAGGCCCAGGTCAGCGTGTCGGCGGTGCGGTTCTGGGAGCGCTATCCCGATTTTCAGAACTGCCGCGCCAAGCTGCCGCCCTACAGTCTGGATGACTTCACAGATCTGCAGTATTACTTCCGCGAGCAGCAGGTAGAGCTGCCGCCGGCGGCCCGTACCCGCCTGTCCCAGCTGGCGGATCTGCTCCAGCGGCTGGGCAAGGGGCAGGTGGTGGTCAGGAACGTCACCGCCGGGGCCGGCAAGGCGGCCGAAAGCTGGTTCCGGAAGCGGTTTCTCCGGGTGCGGCGCTGGCTTCAGTCCCAGGGGCTGACGGCCGATTGGGTCACTACCGGCAAGGCCCGCGGCAAACCGGTGGTGGAGATCCGCCTGTTCGGCCCCGAGGGGTTGCGCCTGTACCACTACGGCCGCCGCCAGAGCCGGCTCACGGCCGCCCAGCGCCGCCGGCTCGATCTGTTGGCCCGTTATGTCAACGAATTCTTTCCCGGCCAGCTCGTCATCCACGGTTACAGCGACGGTGCCCGCTGGCGCAGCGAGCGCACCAATCTGGCGCTGTCGCGCCGCTGGGCCGAGCGCATCCGTGATTATCTGGCCGGACGCGGGGTGGCGCCGCAGCGGATGACGGTCAAGGCCTGGGGATCGCGCCACCGGGTCGCCAGCAATTTGACCAAAGCCGGGCAGGCCAAGAACCGGAGAGTGTGGATCGATTTCGACGAGAGGCCGTTACCGGGCGCCGGGCGCTGATCCGGCTTCGAGCCAGGATCTGGCCAGGGCCAGATCTTCGGGGGTGTCGATGTCCACCGCCGCCTCCGGGTGTTCCAGAATCACGAAACGGACCCGGATGCCGAGCTTCTTTTCCACCTGTCGGGCCACCTCTGCGGTGGTCAGCCGGCCCAGCAGATAACGCACCAGCGTGACCGCCCCCAGTTCCCGGATGAGGCGCCAGGGGCGTTTGCGCTGTTGTTCCAGACGGCGCCAGAAGTGGACGAACTCCCGTCCTTTGGGGGTGAGAAAGGCGAACAGATTGCAGGTGCAGAAGGGGCCGTCGGCGAAGCGCAGGGCGGTGCGCCGCACGCCTGGAAAGCGCCGGACCACCAGCCGATGCGGGACCAGGCCGACGGCCAGATCGACGCCGCTGTCCTGGGCGCGGCGGCAGAATTCCGTGAACACTGCGGAATCGGGAAAGGCCAGGTCCGAGGTGGTCAGCAGCACCGGCTGCCGGGGCGGGACGGTTTCCATGCCGCGCCAGGCGCTGAGGGAGGGGGAAGCGGCGGGCGGCAGCCAGCGCAGGGGTTTGATGCTGTTTAAGGCGTGCCGGCGCCAGATGGTTTCGGCCGGCCCGACGAGGACGATGGCCTCGATGAGCGGGCAGCCTTCCAGGGCCGCCAGCACCCGCGCCAGCAAGGGGGCGCCGGCGAGCGGCACCAGGCTCTTGCAGGGAGCCCCGGCGGCCGCGGCGACCGGGTTGGCCCGTTCACGGTCGGCGGCGAGAACGACAGCGTGCCAGTTCATGGTGCCGGTGAGCGGGCCGGGATGCCGCTTTTCGGGGTGTATACGGCCCGGACGGCCGTGTCCAAGTCCCCAGGGACGGGTTCACGACGTCCCCGAAAAGCGGTGTTCCGGCCCGCTGACGGAGGTGATGCGGGTGGGAAATTCATGCCAGCGACTTCTGGTAGATCCGGTAACGTTTGTCGATCCCGGCCCCCAGGCTTTCGATGATGCCGCGGATGCGCCGGTTGTCCTCCAGAATCCACGACAGCTCCATGAACCGCATCCCGTGGCGCAGTACCGGCTCGCGCAGGGCATCCACCAGCAGATAGGCGATGGCGGCGCCCATCAGGCTCTGGCGCTGGGATTTGCGGATGCCCATCAGGATCACCCGGCCGCTGTCGGGCGGCTGGGATTTCCAGCGCCACAGCAGTTTGAGCCAGTTGAGCGGCAGCAGGCGGCCGTCGAGCCCGGCCAGCAGCTGGTTCAGGTTGGGAATGGCGACGATCATCCCCACCGCCTCGCCCCGGTATTCAGCGATCTGGACGAAGTCGTCGGCGACGATGTGTTTGAGCGTCCCGGCCATTTCCGCGAATTCTTCCCGGGTGAAGGGCACGAAGCCCCAGTTGTCGGACCAGGCGTCGTTGAAGATGTCGCGCAGCAGCTCGAATTCCTCCAGCAGGCGCCGGCGCCTGAGGGGACGGACCCGGATTTCCCCGGCCGCCTTGGCCGCCAGCCGCCGGACTGCGGCGGAAAATTCGACATCGGTTTCGAGACGGTAGGCAAGCAGATCCTTGGCCTTGGCATAACCGAGGGCTTCGATCCGGTCGGCGTAATAGGGCGGGTTGTAGGGCATCATCACCATCGGCGGCTTGTCGAAGCCTTCCACCAGCAGCCCGCAGTCGTGGTTGATGGAGAGGTTGAACGGCCCCCGCACCGCCGTCATCCCCGCCTCCCGCAGCCAGGTTTCCGCCTGTCCCAGCAGGGCCTCGAACACCGCCGGATCGTCGACGGCCTCGAGCAGGCCGAAAAAGCCGGTCCGGTCATCGTGCCGCTCCAGATAGAGCCGGTCGATCTGGGCGCTGATGCGGCCCACCGGTTCCCCGTCGCGCAGCGCCAGCCAGCCCTGCCAGCGGGCGTGGCGGAAATAGGGATTCTGCGGGGAAAGATGCTGGCGGCGTTCCAGCTCCAGGGGGGCGATCCAGTGGGGGTTGCCGCCGTGGAGGCGGTGGGGGAGACGGAGGAACCGTGTCAGATCCTTGGGATGGGTGACGGGAAGTAATCGCAGGGTGGTCACGGACGGGGTGTTGTATCGTTGCCTTAATGAGACGGTTGATTGTTTATTAGCAACAGGCTATCCTTGAGGCCAAGTATTTCGGTGACCTTCACGGGGTGCTCAGGGCTTTGCCCCGTGCTTGTCTCCGAATTGACGTCGGTGCTATGATGTTTTTTACCCATAGGTTACCTGGCTTTCGCGTGAAAGCAACCAAAAACGACAGATAACAAGGACACCTGCCTTCGCTGTTGTTGCGAAACGCCAACCGGTTTTTATGGGCGGATTGAAACGTGAATGAAACAGGGGAGAGGCTCTTGGGTGCTCAAGCTACGCCTACCGAGAATACGTTGCCGCTGCGGCGGGCAGATTTTTCGACTTTAGCCGACGCGCTGGATTACGCCGCGCAGGGGCAGACCGGCTGCAACTTCTACAACGGCCGTGGGGAGCTGTACGAGGTTCTGCCGTATTCCAAACTGCGAGAGCAGGCCCTCGAGCTGGCCCGGCGTCTGGCCGGACTGGGGCTGCCGCGGGAGTCGCGTCTCGCTCTGGTGGCGGAGACCACCCCGGATTTCCTCCGCTTCTTCTTCGCCTGTCAATACGCCGGTCTGGTGCCGGTGCCGTTGCCCATCCCTTTCAGCCTCGGCAGCCACGAGGCTTACGTGCGCCAACTGCGGGCGATGCTGCAAAGCTGCCTTCCGGCGCTGGCGATGGCGCCGGTCAGTTTCATCTCCTTCCTCACCGAGGCTGCGGCAGGGCTCGATCTCGAGTTTTTCGGCGCCCCGGAGGATTTCTACCGCCTGCCCTACGGCAACGCCGAACCGAAGCCGCTCGAGCCCGATGAACTGGCCTACCTCCAGTACACCTCCGGAAGCACCCGCTTTCCGCGCGGGGTCATGATCCGCCAGGCGGCGGTGATGGACAACCTGGCGGGAATCGCCCAGCACGGTGTCGATCTGCGTCCCGGGGACCGGGCGGTGTCCTGGCTGCCGTTCTACCACGACATGGGGCTGGTGGGGCTGATGCTGACGCCGGTGGCGTCCCAGGTGTCGGTCGATTACCTGGGAACCCGCGAGTTCGCCATGCGGCCGCGTCAGTGGCTGGCGCTGATGTCCAGGAACAAGGCGACGATTTCCTTCGGACCGCCGTTCGGTTACGAGCTGTGCACCCGCCGCCTGCGTCCCGGGGAGGCGGCCAAGTTCGATCTGAGCGCCTGGCGGGTGGCCGGCGTGGGGGCGGAGATGATCCGCACCGAAACCTTAAACCATTTCGCCGAGGCACTGGCGCCGGCGGGTTTCCGCGAAGAAGCGTTCCTGCCCTGCTACGGCATGGCCGAATGTTCCCTGGCCGTCTCCTTTGCGCCGTTGGCCGAGGGGGTCAAGGTCGATCGGGTCGACGGGGAAGTTCTGGCTCTGGAGGGGCGGGCGGTTCCGACCGGGGACGCCGAGCGGGTCAACGAATTCGTCGACTGCGGCGTGCTGCTGCCCAGTTTCGAGATGCGGATTCTCGATGCCGACGGCAACGAGGTGGGCGAGCGCCGCATCGGCACCATCCACCTGCGCGGCCCGAGCGTGATGTCCGGCTATTTTGAGGATCCGGAAACCACCGAGGCGGTGCTTTCCAATGACGGCTGGCTCAATACCGGCGACCTCGGCTACGTGGCCGATGGTCGCTTGTACCTGACCGGGCGGGCCAAGGATCTCATCATCGTCAACGGCCGCAACATCTGGCCGCAGGATCTGGAATATCTCGCCCACCGCCAGCCCGAGGTGCGTCCCGGTGACGCCCTGGCCTTCGGGGTGCCGGATGCGGACGGCGACCGGGTCATCCTGGTGGTACAGTGCCGCGAGACCGACGAGGCCAAACGCGCCGATCTGGTGCGGCGCATCCGCTCCCAGGTGCAGGCGGAGATCGGTGTCGACTGCACCGTGGAGCTGGTGCCGTTGCACACCCTGCCGCGGACGTCCTCTGGCAAGCTGTCGCGTTCCAAGGCCCGGGAAAATTACATCACCCAGCACGGCCTGGTCCAGTCCAAGGGGCAGCGTGCTGCCGCCCTCTGAAGCGTGACGGCCCCGGCGCCTTTGATCGCGCTGACCGGTGCCAGCGGCTTCATCGGCCGCTGGATCGCCCGCCATCTGGTTGCCGCCGGATGGCGGGTTCGCGTTTTGGTGCGCCCCGGCTCCGAGTCCAGGCTGCCCGCCGGTCTTCCACTGCTGCGGCACCGGGGCACGTTGACCGCACCGGAGGGGCTGGCGGCCTTCGTCGCCGGCGCGCAGGCGGTGGTTCACTGCGCCGGGCAGGTGCGCGGCATCACGCCGGCGGATTTCGAGGCCGTCAACGTCGCCGGAACCCGGCATCTGGCCGCTGCCGCCGCCAGAGCGAAGGTGCGCCGTTTCGTGCTGATTTCGTCCCTGGCGGCCCGGGAGCCCCATTTGTCTCCTTATGCCGCCAGCAAGCGCGCGGGGGAGGAGGTGATTTCAGCGTTCGGCCAGGCGTTCTCGTCTTTGGCGCTGCGGCCGCCGGCGGTGTACGGGCCCGGTGACCGGGAGATGCGTCCGTTGTTGGAGGCGATGGCGCGGGGCTGGATTCCCGTCCTAAGCGATCTGAGTGCCCGTTTCTCCCTGCTCTACGTCGAGGATCTGGCCCGGGCGGTGGCGGCGGCGGTGCGGAGCGACGCCGAGGGGGTGTTCGAACTGGACGACGGCCGTCCCGGCGGTTACGGCTGGCACGAGGTGCAGGCCATCGCCGCCGCCTACCGTCAGGGGAAGGCCCGTCTGCTGCCAGTGCCCGAAGCCTGGTTACGGACCGTGGCCAGGATCAGCCTGGGCCTTGCCAGGCTGAGCGGGCGCCTGCCGATGCTGACCCCGGCCAAGGTCAACGAGTTACGCCACCCGGACTGGGTGTGCGACAATACCCGGATCTGTCAGGTCCTCGACTGGCGTCCCCAGGTGGATTTCGCCACCGGGTTGCCCCGGACCCTGGCGTCACCGGCTTGAACTGCAACGACCGACATGCCATGAAGACCTATCAACAAGTACTCGAAGAACTGCTGCAGACTCTCCGCACTCTGGTCCCCCAGGCGACGGAGATCGACGAGGACACCGAACTGGTGGGAAGCCTCGGCCTCGATTCCATGAAGGTGATGAACCTGCTCCAGGAAGTCGAGGACCATTTCGACGTCTCGATTCCCCTGAATGTGCTCCCGGACGTGCGCACCGTCGGCGATCTGGCCCGCAAGATCCACCAGCAGCTGCAGGATTGATGAATCTCCTCGACAAGTTCAGGCCGCTCCAGGAGACCCGCAACCAGCTCAAGGCCCTCGGCGCCGACCCCTTCAACGTGGTGGTGGAGAAGATCCTTTCGCCCACCGAGGCGATCGTCAACGGTCACCGGGTGATCCTGGCCGGCACCAACAATTATCTGGGGCTGACCTTCCATCCCGAGTGCATCGAAGCGGCGGTCCGGGCGCTCCGCGAGGAAGGCTGCGGCACCACCGGTTCGCGCATGGCCAACGGCAACTACGCCGATCACCAGGCGCTGGAGCGGGAGTTCGCCGAATTTTACGGGCTTCCCTACGGCGTGGTGTTTTCCGCCGGTTACTTGGCCAATCTGGCGCTGCTCTCCACCCTGCCGGGGGCGGACGACGTCATTCTGATCGACGCCGACTGTCACGCCAGCATCTACGACGGCTGCAAGATGAGCGCCGCCGAGGTGATCCGCTTCCGCCACAACGATGTCGCCGATCTGGACAAGCGCCTGCGCCGGCTCAAGGACCGCGCCCGGCGCGCCCTGGTGGTGGTGGAAGGGATCTACAGCATGTTCGGTGACCGCGCCCCCCTGCGGGAGATCGTCGAGGTCAAGGACCGCTACGGCGCCTTCCTCATGGTGGACGAGGCCCATTCCCTCGGGGTGCTGGGCGAGCAGGGCCGGGGACTGGTGGAGGCGGAAGGGGTGATCGAACGGACGGACTTCATCGTCGGCACCTTCAGCAAGAGCCTGGGTGCCATCGGCGGCTACTGCGTCAGCCCCCACCAGGCCCTCGACACCCTGCGTTACGCCGCCCGGCCCTACATCTTCACCGCTTCCTCCTCACCGGCCCAGATCGCTTCCACCCGGGTCGCCCTGCACCTGCTGCGGGACGGCCGGGAACTGCGCCGGCGTCTGTGGGACAACGCCGAGCGTTTCTACGACGGCCTCAAGGCGCTGGGCTGCACCCTGGGCCCGCAGCTCAGCCCGGTGGTGCCGGTGATTCTGAGCGAGGACCGGGGCGATTCGCTGGCGCTGTGGAAGGCGCTGCTCGAACGCGGCGTGTACGTCAACCTGGTGATGCCGCCGGCCACCCCCGACCACCGCTGCCTGCTGCGCTGCAGCATGAGCGCCGCCCACACGCCGGCGCAGATCGACCGCCTGCTCGACACCTTCGCCCAAGTGTTCGCCGCCCACGGCCTGACCGCCTGATGCGCCTGCTGCTCCGCTTCCTGCGCGCCTATCCCCACCAGAGCCTGATCGTGCTGGTCGCTCTGGTGCTGGCCGGTCTGGTGGAAGGCGTGAGCATGACTGCGCTGCTGCCGATGCTGAGTTCGGTGGTGGAAAGCGGCGGTGCGCTGGAAATGGAGGCCGACGGCAAAGCGGCCTATCTCCTTAAGGCATTGCAATGGGTGGGTCTGCCCCTGACCCTGGGGGTGCTGATCGTCGTCCTGGTGGTGGGCACGGTGTTGCGCAGCGGATTGGTGCTGGTGGCCAAGAAGTACGTCGGTTACACCATCGCCCAGGTGGCGACGGATCTGCGCCTGCAGCTGCTCGACGCCCTGCTCAAGGCCAAGTGGAACTTCTACCTTGGATTGCCGCTGGGGACGCTGGCCAACGCCATGTCCACGGAGCCCAACCGGGCGTCGATGGCGTATTTTCACGGCACCAACATGCTGGCCGCCGCCATTCAGGCGTTCGCCTACGTGGCGGTGGCGCTGACGGTCTCCTGGACGGCGACGCTGGCTTATCTGGGCGGGGCGGTGGTGGTCCTGGCCATCCTGCAGTTCTTCGTGCGCATGGCAAAAAAGGCCGGCAAACGCCAGACCCGGGTGCTCAAAGCCCTGCTGCGCCAATTGACCGATTGCCTGCAGTCGGTCAAGCCGCTCAAGGCCATGGGCCGGGAGGAGCTGGCCGACCGCGTGATCGCCAGCGAAACCAAGCGCCTCAACAAAGCGCTGCAGAAGGAAGTGTTGAGCAAGGAAGCGCTGAAGGCGGTGCAGGGCCCGGCATTCCTGGGGCTGGTCAGCGGCGGTTTCTACGTCGGTTACGTGCTGTGGCACATGCCGACGGCCGAGGTGATGGTGCTGCTGATCCTGCTCAGCCGGGTGCTGTCGGCCATGGGCCGGATGCAGCGCATGCACCAGAACATGGTCAGCTGCGAAAGCGCCTACTGGTCCCTGCTCGGCACCATCGAGGAGGCACGGCGCGCGGTCGAGCCGACCGGGGGCGAGCGCCGGCCGACCTTGTCCCGGGGCATCGCGCTGGAGGATGTCCATTTCGCCTACAAGCGCCGCCCGGTGCTGCAGGGGTTGTCTTTGGTCATTCCCGCCGGGGAGCTGACGGCCCTGATCGGTTTTTCCGGCGCCGGCAAGACCACGGTGGTGGATCTGGTCACCGGCCTGCTTCGTCCCCAAAGCGGGCGGATTCTCATCGACGGCGTCGATCTAGTCGAAATCGATCTCCATGCCTGGCGGCGCCTGATCGGTTACGTGCCCCAGGAGAACCTGCTGCTGCACGACACCGTTCTCACCAATGTCACTTTCGGTGATCCCGGGCTCACCGCAGCCGATGCCGAGTGGGCCCTGAAGGCGGCGGGCGCCTGGGAGTTCGTCAGCCGTCTGCCGGAGGGGATGCAGACGGTCGTGGGCGAGCGCGGCGCGCGGCTGTCCGGCGGTCAGCGCCAGCGCATCATGATCGCCCGCGCCCTGGCGCACCGGCCCAGACTGCTGATTCTCGACGAGGCCACCAGCGCCCTCGATCCCGAAACCCAGCGCGCCATCTGCCGCACCCTGCAGGATCTGAAACAGGCGTACGCGCTGACCATTCTGGCCATTTCCCACCAGCCCAGCATCGTCGAAATCGCCGACCGCGTCTATCAGCTGGAGAAGGGGAAGGCGCGTCTGCTGGAGGCCCCCAAGGCGGTCGCCGTCCTCGGTTAGGCGATCAGTTTCAGTCCCGGTGGCAGGGCTTCGCCGAACAGGCGCTGTTCGTCCTCCGCCGACAGCTCCACCACCTCGCTCACCATCGCGATCCACGAAGCCGGCGCCTTGGCCTGTTTGAGCCGGGCGATGACGGCCTCGCGCAGCTGAGGGTCCACGTCGCGGCTGCGGTCGCCGCAGCGCCGCGCCAGCAGGGCGGCGGCAAAGCCCAACAGCGGTCGTTTCCGGAAATCCATCGTCAGCAGTTGCCGCAGCCAGTCCTCCACTTCCTCGCGGGGGACGCAGTTGTGGGCGCTGCCGTAGAAGGGCATCCGGCTTCCCACCCGTCCCAGGGCCCAGGCGGTCTGTTCCGGTTCCCGGGGATTCTGCAGGCGTTTGAGCAGCCAGCGGCCCAGTTCGGTCTTGGTGCTTGCGGGCAGGTGCTCCAGCACCGCCGCCAGGCGGACGATGTTTTCGTAGCTGCGCTGCTTGCTCAAGGTGGCGAGCTTGCCCTTGCGGGATTTGACCGGATCGAGGTAGTCGCGAATGTCGGCGTAGAGGGTTTCCTGGGCATGGGCGGGGAGACCGCCGGCGAGGCGGCGCCAGAAGGTCCACCACTCGGCCCAGTTCTGGATCACGTTGACGAACTGGAGTCCCGCGGCATACAGGGGCCAGAGCTGATCGATGCGCCAGTCGTCCAGGGGATAACCGAAGCCGGGACGCAGGCAGAAACCGGTCAGGCCCAGCCAGGCGCGCTCGTGTTCGGCGCTGCGGCGGCGGAACCTGCGTCCTTCCACCAGCGCATCGGCCAGCTCCCGCAGCAGGGGCATGTCCCAGCGCTGCCGCGGTCCCAGACGCTTTTCCAGTTCCGCGCGCAGGCTTTTGACCAGCCTGGGGGAAACGTCCCGGGATTTCTTGCCGAAGACCTGGCGGATCAGTCCCAAGGCCTCCTCCAGGTGGGGATGGGAAGCGTCCTGAAGCTTGTGGCTGAGGGGTTGGCGGCGCAGTTCGAAGGTCAGCTGCCAGCGCTTTTCCGGATCGTCCACGGCGACGCAGTCCAGTTCCAGGGTGCCAACTTCGGTGAGTCGGGCGGCGAGGCGGACCTGAATCTCGCCCTGGTCTTCCCCGGCCAGCGCCAGCACCAGCGGGGGCAGGGAGGTGAAGCGCTCGCTGTCCAAGGGCAGGACCTCCCCCGGGACGGGGGTGATGTCGTCGCTGGTAGCGACCAGATGGAAGCGTACCGGACGGCCCAGGCGCAGCGCGAACCGGCGGTCCTGGAGGAGGATTTCCCGCTCCTCCTCGGCGCCGCGGGGCAGCAGGCATACTCCCTGGGGCTGACCGGTTTCGCTTTCCACCACCAGAAAGTAACTGCGGGGCGAGCCGCCGCCGATCCTGGGTTGCAGCCCGCGGCGGGCCAGGCCGTAGGCGACCGCCCCGGCGGCGACGGCGAAATCCGGATGGGGATTGTCGAGCCGGCGGATGGGCGTCCGTCCCCAGCGGGAAACCACCGCCAGCAGGCGTTCGGTGATGACCGGGCTCAGGAACACCCCGCCGTTGAGGAGAATGGCGTCAGGGACCGGTTCGGCCGCCTCGTCTCCCAACGCCTGAGCAGCGGCCCGGCGGTGGTGGCTGAGGAAGGCGGCGATGTGGCGGGTGACCGCCGGATCGGCCACATAGGGCAGGCCGAATTCCACCAGGCCGCTGCGGACCCCTTCCGGGTGATCCCGGAGCGAGACTTCGGGGAAGAAGCCGTCGAGGACGATGCGGCGGACCTCCTCGCGGGTGAAAGTGACCGAGCGGGCCGCGCCGATCAGCCTGCGGCCGCCGCCGAGGACGGTGACCGTGGCGCTGTCGGGGCTGTCTGTGGCCAGCAGGCGCTCCTTGGCCAGGCGGCACTGTTCCACCAGCTGGGCGAACTCGGCCGGGGACAGTTTGTGGCCCTGGTCGAGCAGGTGTTCCTCGGCCAGATGCGCGAGCATCAGGTCGATGTTGTCGCCTCCCAGGAGCAGATGGTCGCCGATGCCGATGCGGGTCAGTTCGGGCTGGCCGTCGCCGGGAGCGATGGCGATCAGGGTCAGGTCGGTGGTGCCGCCGCCCAGATCCACCACCAGCAGCAGGCGGCGGTCGGCGATGGGGGACAGATCGCCGCGGTGGCGGTGGAGCCAGTCGTAACACACCGCCTGGGGTTCCTCCAGCAGGCGGATGCGGGAAAGACCGGCCTGGCGGGCTGCCTCCACGGTCAGCGTGCGGGCGGCCTCGTCGAAGGAGGCCGGCACGGTGATGACGACCTCCTGGTTCTCCAGCGGGTGGTCGGGGAAGCGGTAGTTCCAGGCGCCGCGTACGTGGGCCAGGTAACTGGCGCTGGCGGTCAGGGGGGAAACCTTGGGCACCTCCGGCGGCGATCCCCAGGGCAGGATGTCGGCCAGACGGTCGACCCCCTCGTTGCACAGCCAG comes from Methylomarinovum caldicuralii and encodes:
- a CDS encoding ABC transporter ATP-binding protein, which gives rise to MRLLLRFLRAYPHQSLIVLVALVLAGLVEGVSMTALLPMLSSVVESGGALEMEADGKAAYLLKALQWVGLPLTLGVLIVVLVVGTVLRSGLVLVAKKYVGYTIAQVATDLRLQLLDALLKAKWNFYLGLPLGTLANAMSTEPNRASMAYFHGTNMLAAAIQAFAYVAVALTVSWTATLAYLGGAVVVLAILQFFVRMAKKAGKRQTRVLKALLRQLTDCLQSVKPLKAMGREELADRVIASETKRLNKALQKEVLSKEALKAVQGPAFLGLVSGGFYVGYVLWHMPTAEVMVLLILLSRVLSAMGRMQRMHQNMVSCESAYWSLLGTIEEARRAVEPTGGERRPTLSRGIALEDVHFAYKRRPVLQGLSLVIPAGELTALIGFSGAGKTTVVDLVTGLLRPQSGRILIDGVDLVEIDLHAWRRLIGYVPQENLLLHDTVLTNVTFGDPGLTAADAEWALKAAGAWEFVSRLPEGMQTVVGERGARLSGGQRQRIMIARALAHRPRLLILDEATSALDPETQRAICRTLQDLKQAYALTILAISHQPSIVEIADRVYQLEKGKARLLEAPKAVAVLG
- the spt gene encoding serine palmitoyltransferase; this translates as MNLLDKFRPLQETRNQLKALGADPFNVVVEKILSPTEAIVNGHRVILAGTNNYLGLTFHPECIEAAVRALREEGCGTTGSRMANGNYADHQALEREFAEFYGLPYGVVFSAGYLANLALLSTLPGADDVILIDADCHASIYDGCKMSAAEVIRFRHNDVADLDKRLRRLKDRARRALVVVEGIYSMFGDRAPLREIVEVKDRYGAFLMVDEAHSLGVLGEQGRGLVEAEGVIERTDFIVGTFSKSLGAIGGYCVSPHQALDTLRYAARPYIFTASSSPAQIASTRVALHLLRDGRELRRRLWDNAERFYDGLKALGCTLGPQLSPVVPVILSEDRGDSLALWKALLERGVYVNLVMPPATPDHRCLLRCSMSAAHTPAQIDRLLDTFAQVFAAHGLTA
- a CDS encoding Hsp70 family protein; the encoded protein is MANPRYLVGIDLGTTHTLVAYTDLSRGTEAPMERFAIPQLIAPGELAERPLLPSVRYHPAEGELNPEEIRLPWPPVDIGDPVPHPVIGELARRLGAKSLGRLVTSAKSWLCNEGVDRLADILPWGSPPEVPKVSPLTASASYLAHVRGAWNYRFPDHPLENQEVVITVPASFDEAARTLTVEAARQAGLSRIRLLEEPQAVCYDWLHRHRGDLSPIADRRLLLVVDLGGGTTDLTLIAIAPGDGQPELTRIGIGDHLLLGGDNIDLMLAHLAEEHLLDQGHKLSPAEFAQLVEQCRLAKERLLATDSPDSATVTVLGGGRRLIGAARSVTFTREEVRRIVLDGFFPEVSLRDHPEGVRSGLVEFGLPYVADPAVTRHIAAFLSHHRRAAAQALGDEAAEPVPDAILLNGGVFLSPVITERLLAVVSRWGRTPIRRLDNPHPDFAVAAGAVAYGLARRGLQPRIGGGSPRSYFLVVESETGQPQGVCLLPRGAEEEREILLQDRRFALRLGRPVRFHLVATSDDITPVPGEVLPLDSERFTSLPPLVLALAGEDQGEIQVRLAARLTEVGTLELDCVAVDDPEKRWQLTFELRRQPLSHKLQDASHPHLEEALGLIRQVFGKKSRDVSPRLVKSLRAELEKRLGPRQRWDMPLLRELADALVEGRRFRRRSAEHERAWLGLTGFCLRPGFGYPLDDWRIDQLWPLYAAGLQFVNVIQNWAEWWTFWRRLAGGLPAHAQETLYADIRDYLDPVKSRKGKLATLSKQRSYENIVRLAAVLEHLPASTKTELGRWLLKRLQNPREPEQTAWALGRVGSRMPFYGSAHNCVPREEVEDWLRQLLTMDFRKRPLLGFAAALLARRCGDRSRDVDPQLREAVIARLKQAKAPASWIAMVSEVVELSAEDEQRLFGEALPPGLKLIA